The following nucleotide sequence is from Dunckerocampus dactyliophorus isolate RoL2022-P2 chromosome 7, RoL_Ddac_1.1, whole genome shotgun sequence.
TTTACGACGCCTAAGCGAGCATAGAATGGCCTGAAAGCGAGGGAACGAAGGCCGCCTGTCGCGAGCAGAGACGGATGGTGATGAGCGTCATGCATCATCGCAGCTACTGCACCGGCGTGGAGGTTGCAGCGCTAACATGCTGGACACACACGCGTGCGGGGCCTGATTGACTCCAAACATGCCAAACAGGATAAACAAGGCACAAGGTTACATGTAGGACATAGATGTGtcagcacatgcacacaatttCATCAAGCTGATTGCTTTTAAAAGCCGTTCAGGATCGAGCCTCTCTTGTAAACGTGGAGGAGAGGACAGTGTGTTCCTTGCCTGCCTGGTGCTTTATAAAGATGTTAAGAGACGTTCCTCTCGCCCACTCTCAGTATGTCCTCTTGgtgctgatgtgtttttggCGGCCCACAGGAGTGGCAGGACTATCGCCTGACTTGGGTCCCGGAGGAGTTTGACGGCATGATGAAGGTCAGGCTGCCCTCCAAACACATCTGGCTGCCCGACGTGGTGCTCTACAACAAGTAAGTCACACAAAGGTGCACGCTTATAGGCAGGCTCACGCATGCATGCTCGCAAGCAAAATGCTAAATGGGAGGCATTCATGCACGGTAACCTTCTCTACCTTAACTGCTCTCAAAGCACTTTGCCTCATTGGTCCGTCCACACGCACACCAGGGCTGCATGGTAGAGGCAGGGGGGCTGCTAGGTAAGGTGCCAGCCTGCTCATCTGGAGCAATTAGCAGCTCAGCGAGATGCACAATAAAACTCTGACATGGCCTATGGAGGACACAGTCAGCGAAACAGACTttccccacaggaaataatggaaagagAAAGAATCTGTTACGGGGTGTCACCAACACAACAGTCATAAGTCATAACTTATAATAACACAAGcaagcaagtgtaaaaagaagtaaaacataaaaaacaacaaaacactaaaTTAAAAGAGCCTTTTTAATGACTTTAGAACAGTCATATCTGTCCTATTAAACAtgggaaaaatctatcatctccctcactttttGCTTCAAGAGGCACTTTTGACATCCGCGCTTTTCATAACATCAATGAAACCCCCCtttctcatggacatgataccgcctctgaccgGCCCGAAACCTTTGAAACCCGCtcacccccaaaaaacagaccaggcttcgctacacgctGAAAATAAAACTCAACACACCGCCATCTGTCAGTCAGTTATCTACAAGACGTGGGagatgtaagtttgatcattttgtttttctccagcaaataggctaacctagcatgatgctgcCGTTTGACTGTGAGTGTTATGTTAGCACTGTCGCTCACACAGctttgctagtgttgctaagATTTGTGTCCacctgtcccactccttgatgcagggatgtccaaagtacggccaaGGGGCCATTTGCCATATTTGCAATCTGTTTTTAACGAGGaaactaaaaaaattaaaataaaaaataaaaaaataagacaaaaaagtcgtattctaatgagaaaaaagtcgcaattttacgagaataaatcaTTTACATGTCAGAATTACAGTGTCGGTAAAAAGGTGGGAAAAATGCACAATAGCACGTCTTGGAGACACACccaggtgtggacaaacacagctcattagcatttaagctacagacacacaatacGGCGTGTTCCCAGGAGGGatgactaaaagcacttttaaactgtttaCATTCTCGCCtatttccggtgaacgttggcctccgccaaggctgccctttgtcacagattctgttcatcattttcatggacgGAATTTCTAGGCgatgatggcctcatcaggctgtgaccttcagcgtttactgggacggtttgcatctgagtgtgcagcttctgggatgagactcagcacctccaaatctgaggccatggttctcagtcggaaaagggtggattgctccctccgggttgggaataaGGGGTATATATAGGACGACCTTCCAAGGTTCTCCAGAAGTCCCTGCTGCTGCCTCAAGATGTCGCTCATTTCATCGCAAAGACTCCGGGTTCTGATGCTGCAAGAGCAGCTTTAAGTGGCAGCGCACCACCGCATGATCACACTCTATGGCGTCACCGTCTGCAAGTAGACAGCACGCACTTGCAAGTACGGCGGTTTGGGACCGGGGCTTTACCAGATCTTGTTGAGGCTGCTCCTTCTTTTGGTGTGGTGCCagaaaagccacaaaaagccaTATAAAAAGCAAAGCACATGTGAACTAAGCTCTCGGAGAACATACTTTTGACGGATTTAGTAAGGCGCATTAGAGTTTAAAGGTAGAAAAGTACCTGCTAATTGAAACCCTATGAGTCACTTAGCAAACATCAATTAAATTTTAATTACTGTGTAATATATGCAGGCCCTCCTCACATGAGCAAATCCATTAATTGAAATGTACTTTAATGAACGTCATTACACAGGATGAACATTATGCACTTTATGGAGATTTTTAGCATAGACATTACTCATACAACAGCACAGTAATTATGCTAACCTGCACACAACGTTAATTAACTTTGTGTTCATCTGTCTCTCTTTATGTTTTACCTTTTCAATTGCCCATTTTAGCTCATCTTTTGTTTTACAAACATGGATACATGCAAATATGCTGAACGATGGCAATTTTACCCCTGACTGAAGCACATTTAAGGAGGCACATTACTTGGTGTGACGCTCCCGTCAGTCTTTCCACTGCACACTTCCCAATTCATTTACCTTTCCAATCTCTAAATCTGAATTATCATCTAAACTTAAACTGCAAAATGTGTAGAAATCATTCTGAAAAAGGCTTGCAACAAGAGTTAATTAGGCTTTTATGTTGATAGTTATGTTTCTGCTGCCCCCAAGTGACTTCAAATCCGCTATTGCAGATTTCTTCATTATCAATAATTACATTTACTTGGGGACGCAGTTGAGATAATACCTGGTTACATAGATGCAGTAATAGCAGAATTATATCTAGGATTACAGCGTATTTCTTCAGTGTAGCAAAATAAAAGAGCCAAATGCTTGTATTTCTTTGACTTAATTAACCGTAATTGATTGGTTAGCAAAATGAATAAGCCGCTTTAACTTCAGGTTATTCAATTTCCTAATCTCTTGTATCTCAAAGCATAGACATGTCTCAAAGCCTGGAGTCTTGAACTACAATCCTTGCAGTCGGTGCTGTTCCACTCCAGGCCGCTAGGTGGCTCTCCGGTGTACTGAAAAGTAATAGTAACTGAAGAAGGCATGTCTTCCGCCAGTCTTTCACttcaataaaaactaaaatagtCGTATTTTACCTGGCCATATTTGCACTCAAACGAAACAGATTATGAATTGGGTCATGCTATATAAAACCACTTCGATTCGTATAATAATATTGAGCCGTTTTCGAGTTATGACAACAAACAAACGCAAGCTAATACTGTATTTAGCCTCGGCAACAGTTTTCCATTGAGACCTATGTCGTGTAGTCTGTTGATGTGTTTCATTTCTTCATGTAGCTTCTAAGTCAAACGTTTTGACCAGCTCTTGAAATGACAGTAATACTAATTCAGAaaatctgtgtaggctctcagtcgtacaggagttgtccatcgaggaaaaggcttcttgagacgtcatctgtacttctgtgaagaaggtgtcggacgtttcgctcctcatccaaagagcttcgtcagcgaactaataagtgctggtagcttaggccttaaatacagtaagagtgggcggaattggtgtgccaacaccctccttctattggtccCTTACACTAAGCTTGGGCGgagtagtcccttatgtagcgggggtctccgaaaaactccagaggatcttatggcaacacaaaattcctacctatttcaaaccagtaaataccctgagacaaaaaaattagtgcatcctaaaggacaaggctccaaaccagaaacaaagcaatgtggtctattccatccactgtaaagatgaggaatgcaaagagcactacattggggaaactaagcaaatgctccaaaaaaggcgttatcaacatcgcagggacaattctagtggtcctcaatcagcagtacatctacaccttaaagcgaccaatcactcttttgaggacagcgaggtaaagatgttggccaaagaaaacagatggtttgaaagaggagtaaaggaagctatttttgtcaaacaacagaacccatcattgaatcggaatagtggtttgaggtttaatttggaccctgtgttcagcaggttactgagaccaaaacccacagctcttagtcttgcaaatgaggtgaaggcagggccgagccagaacaatagatgctaacgagccagtatcagagtcgttcatacccaattcagggagcgacacttcccttttatcagaggtgttaatagcaggatagaattataccactactccgcccaggcttagtgtaaggaaccaatagtaggagggtgttggcacaccaattccgcccactcttactgtatttaaggcctaagctaccagcacttattagttcgctgacgaagctcttcggatgaggagcgaaacgtccgacaccttcttcacagaagtacagatgacgtctcaagaagccttttccttaattcagaaaatgcattacCATATCATTAACCACCGAGTCCCTGTAGGTGGCGGTAGATACGAGCCGACTTCAAATGTCGCCATTTCACTTTACCTGTATGTCGTAGACGAGGAAAAATAAGTGTATGCAACTTTCCATAATTGTAAGAATCACAAATGCCTCTTTTGAACAAATCGAATCAAAGAATACAGGTACTGCTATTGATAACTCTCCATTGATATGGTAATCACAACTAATGGCTTACCACTTTCTTTACCATAAGGCCACTGTACTTCCGGGCTTCAGGACCCTCATAGGTGGGTATGGCTGTGCCTGTCTACaacattaccttttttttaaaaacaatcttTATTAATAACAAGCAAGTATACAATAAATGTAtacaaataacaaaaaccaaagaACATAGCCAGGGGttacatcaaataaaaacatttaaatcacaACAAATTGTTAATGTTTTGAGAGCCTTGTTGTTGTCAGATTTGTTTTTAAGTTGAATATGTTGTTCAACatctttgaggaaaaaaaatgaaattgggTTTTTTACTGCtatttttgaatttgtggatgaAACATTTGGCCCAAATAATCAATAGATTTATAAGAAAACAagccttttcttctttcttagaTCTtctataaaagcaaaaaaacaacattacaaAACAGTCCTTCAAGATGTGATCAATAATGTAACTGCTGAAGTCCTTCCACAGCTTTTTGGAGTGTGGACAATGCCAGAAAAGTTGTAAAACAGTCTCTTGGTGGTCCCCACCAAAAGAGCAGTCCGTATTCATACAGTATCTCTCCTAAATTTGGTCATGAAACGATAAGCAGGATAATATTTGTGAATAAGATACTTCCCTCACCTTGTTAGTGATGAGGTACTTGTGAGGAATCATTCATACCTTATTCCAGACAATGTCATACACAAAGCGATTCCAGTAAGATATTACACGTGAGGTACAGACAGCATCTTCCTGAATAAGGCACGTAAGTGGCTATTATTTTTACGAGGAGGTGAAAAACATATCCTTCCGATAGGTGAGTCAGTTGGGTCACGCAGAGAGACCGAAGGGAGTGGAAGGTCAGGAAGGTTTCTAAAAAGCATGAATGTGCCTGAAGGGATAGCATCAAAAACTGGCAAATTCCTTGGGGGGTACTGGAAAATTATATGTAGACAGATAGAAATTCTTTATAAGAAAACAGGAGTCACTCTGCGTTAAACAGGTGCCCTACCAAattaatgttgttgttttttttatttaaaaatcaacttatttttatatacaaTTTTTCTATTATTCCAAATAAGGGGTGAGAAGTTATGTTTGTAAATTAGAGACCGAGATAAAAGAACTTGTCTATGGAAAGCTGCTAGTTTCACAGGAAGTTTGTCTACATCATAATTGCAGTTCAGAATAAATTTTAAACCATCAAAAATAGGGAAAATGTGATGTGGAATGAAATTTCAAATTGAGACTGGATTTTTAAGGAAGTGCTGAGCCcaattaattttaaaagtatTATTAAGGGTGGCAAAGTCTAGAAATGTAAGCCCCCTGTGCTCATAGTCATTCATAACAACTCCATTCTTAATATGTGTACGATTTTTCCAGATGAAATCAAAAAGTATTCAGTCAatatttttaatagttttaatgTCAAGAAGCAAGGAGAGAGCTGCATAAGTGAGCCGCGATACTCCTTCAGCTTTAGTAATAAGAACTCAACCTTTTAGGGACAAGTCCATCTGTAACCACTGGTTtaatttgcttttgttttttttaaataattgggTCAAAATTCAAATTGCATCTCTAGTTTTGATTTTTAGAGTCTACAACATTACCAACTGCAAGGGTAGTGattgtcactgcgcaatacctacccggaacgcaatcggttgaACTGGGTTCAATGCATGTGCGGAACGTGTcgacatccggtcggcctatttttcagcAGTCACACGTTAGACATGTGTAATCTATGCCATCCGTAAATCTATTTTGCGACAACTAATATAATTGGGAAACAAAACAATCACGTTGTTTTTGGTGcccaactgtttcccaagtaaagtatattagtgtgtgtgtgaatgtataaacaagaGGAATTAATTTAAGTTTCTTTGTAggaaggcgctttatgaaagtaagtacatttacttgtattcatttacagcgctaTGGCGGTGACGCTTGATGCGGTGTCTATCTGTCTATGGATGCAAGTGCCAGTGTTAGAGGTATTAATGTATTGTTGCTGTATTGTTGTGATTTGCCTTAGTTACATGAGAAATttagaaaatattaaaataattagaTATTAGAAACACTGCAAAcggcaataataaacatacggTATTGTTTGATAATTCTTCTCTGACAGTGtctgtattatacagtatttataatgATAAAGCCAGATTTTATGACAGTTTGCATTAAggctgcaggtgtacctaaagaagtggccagtgagtgtgtgtgggaggCTGTGCAGCTAtgtctccctgtgtgtgtgtgtgtgtgttgctatatttGGTGGTCTGCAAAATGTAGTTTGGTGAACTGCTTTTGCATAATGAGATTTGTCATGTTCCTGTGTTCTCTATGCTCAGAGGGAGAAACACAGCCTGCTGTCGTTCTTTTAGTTTACAATATAAATGTTTCAGGGGAAAAAGAAACTTCCTGTCTCTTTCCTTCTTTTTCAGTGCTGACGGAGTGTACGAGGTGTCCTTCTACTCCAATGCGGTGGTCTCCTACGACGGGAGCATCTTCTGGTTACCGCCGGCCATCTACAAGTCGGCCTGCAAGATTGAGGTCAAACATTTCCCCTTCGACCAGCAGAACTGCACACTGCGTTTCCGCTCGTGGACCTATGACCGCACCGAAATCGATCTGGTGCTCCGCGCTGACGTCGCCAGCATGGACGACTTTACGCCCAGTGGCGAGTGGGATATCATCGCACTGCCGGGTCGGCGGAACGAGAACCCTGCGGACCCCGCCTACGTGGACATCACGTACGACTTCATCATCCGCCGCAAGCCGCTTTTTTACACCATCAACCTCATCATCCCCTGCGTGCTCATCACCTCCTTGGCCATCCTGGTCTTCTACCTGCCATCTGACTGTGGCGAGAAGATGACGCTGTGTATCTCCGTGCTTCTGGCACTCACTGTCTTCCTGCTGCTTATCTCCAAGATCGTCCCGCCCACCTCCCTTGACGTCCCCCTGGTGGGGAAGTATCTGATGTTCACCATGGTACTGGTCACCTTCTCCATCGTCACCAGCGTGTGCGTGCTCAACGTGCACCACCGTTCACCCACCACACACACCATGCCTCCTTGGGTCAAGGTGGTCTTCCTCAACAAGTTGCCCGCCTTGCTCTTCATGCGCCAGCCCAGGAACAGCTGCGAGCGACAGCGGCTGCGCCAACGGCGGAGAGCCCAGGAGCAGAAGGAGGGTGGGCGCGGAGGGGAGGCAGGGGCCCTCATGGTGGGGCTCGGGTTGGGTGGTGGCAACAGCGGTGGTGGTGGAACCTCAGGGGGGACCACAACAACAGGAGTGTTCAACAAAGAGGACAGTGACCCTTGTACCTGCTATGTGAACAGAGCGTCTGTCAAACAATTTGGAGGCGATCTGGGTGCAGGTGGGGGGTCCATGGATGGTCTGAACAGGGTGAGAGAGAGTCGAGAGGGCGGCTCTGGGAACCTGCAACGAGGGAAGCAAGCCGCAGGAGGTCAGGCTCTCACTCAGGCCATCCTGGCTCAAGCCTGCCCGGGCTTTGAGGAGGCTGTGGAAGGAGTGCGCTTCATCGCCAACCACATGAAAAGTGAAGATGATGACCAGAGCGTGAGTATCATCTTTCTGTAGGTCTATTTAGAGCTGAGGATATAGATACTTGAAAATAGCAAGTCAAGGTTACATTATACACTCACCAGCACTTACCATGCAAGATCCGATATAAGGGCTTTGGAACATTCTAGAATAGCTCTCAGTACAGAGCAGACTTGACAAATCATCACGTGCTGAAACATACTGCTCCAATCGTGTTAGTTGCGGTACTGCGCATTTACACAGTGGGCGCCAAGATATGGAAGGCAGAAATTGCATCTTTTCCACttcagtcctgtaggtggcagtaaaggGTGGGGTGACAATTGCTAGATGccgcaaacatgtttttttcatctggCTCCTTCACCAGGCTCCTTCTCCGGTTGAACGAGGgccaaatggcacgtagtagcatgccaccaatcccgtactgcCGGAGCACTCCCCACAAGACACCGCtagggacacggtcaaatgccttttcccaCTCAACAAAGCACATGTACCCTCCATTACCCTACCAAGGGTGTAGAGCTTGTCCAGCTTTCCACAACCAtgatgaaaaccacactgcatCCTCTCTGGattatcttttttaaaaaaaaaacactagcaactttttctggtcttattggacacgtTTGGAGACTGTAACATGTAGGGGTGTgacgattcattttaataagGATTCAAATTGTTGCCGATacaattcaaggacgatattggtttaTTTAGAATGATACGAtctgaaacgattcagtaactttaaatcccTTCAGTAaccttttagccaaaaattcaacgaTGATTcaat
It contains:
- the chrnb2 gene encoding neuronal acetylcholine receptor subunit beta-2 isoform X1; this encodes MMRMVMMEEGWLLMLLLALLAIAGGSLGADTEERLVEHLLNPAHYNKLIRPATNGSELVTVQLMVSLAQLISVHEREQVMTTNVWLTQEWQDYRLTWVPEEFDGMMKVRLPSKHIWLPDVVLYNNADGVYEVSFYSNAVVSYDGSIFWLPPAIYKSACKIEVKHFPFDQQNCTLRFRSWTYDRTEIDLVLRADVASMDDFTPSGEWDIIALPGRRNENPADPAYVDITYDFIIRRKPLFYTINLIIPCVLITSLAILVFYLPSDCGEKMTLCISVLLALTVFLLLISKIVPPTSLDVPLVGKYLMFTMVLVTFSIVTSVCVLNVHHRSPTTHTMPPWVKVVFLNKLPALLFMRQPRNSCERQRLRQRRRAQEQKEGGRGGEAGALMVGLGLGGGNSGGGGTSGGTTTTGVFNKEDSDPCTCYVNRASVKQFGGDLGAGGGSMDGLNRVRESREGGSGNLQRGKQAAGGQALTQAILAQACPGFEEAVEGVRFIANHMKSEDDDQSVSEDWKYVAMVIDRLFLWIFVFVCVFGTMGMFLQPLFQNYTAKSIHMPG
- the chrnb2 gene encoding neuronal acetylcholine receptor subunit beta-2 isoform X2, which gives rise to MMKVRLPSKHIWLPDVVLYNNADGVYEVSFYSNAVVSYDGSIFWLPPAIYKSACKIEVKHFPFDQQNCTLRFRSWTYDRTEIDLVLRADVASMDDFTPSGEWDIIALPGRRNENPADPAYVDITYDFIIRRKPLFYTINLIIPCVLITSLAILVFYLPSDCGEKMTLCISVLLALTVFLLLISKIVPPTSLDVPLVGKYLMFTMVLVTFSIVTSVCVLNVHHRSPTTHTMPPWVKVVFLNKLPALLFMRQPRNSCERQRLRQRRRAQEQKEGGRGGEAGALMVGLGLGGGNSGGGGTSGGTTTTGVFNKEDSDPCTCYVNRASVKQFGGDLGAGGGSMDGLNRVRESREGGSGNLQRGKQAAGGQALTQAILAQACPGFEEAVEGVRFIANHMKSEDDDQSVSEDWKYVAMVIDRLFLWIFVFVCVFGTMGMFLQPLFQNYTAKSIHMPG